CGCGGGTCGAGATCGAGCGACAGCGTCGCGACGGCATCGAGTTCGAGCCCCTGGTCAAACGCCGCGACCACGTCATCGTCGGCATCGACCCCGGGACGACCACGGCGGCGGCGGTCGTGGGGCTTGACGGCTCCGTCTTCGACGTCTTCTCCACTCGGACCGAAGACACCGCGGGCGTCATCGAGTGGCTGATCGAACGCGGCCGGCCCCTCGTGGTGGCCGCGGACGTGACGCCGATGCCCGAAACGGTAGAAAAGTTCAGGCGGAGCTTCGACGCCGCGGGGTGGACCCCCGCGAAGGACCTGCCGGTCGACGAGAAACTCCACCGCACGAGAGCGGTCGAGTACGACAACGACCACGAGCGCGACGCGCTGGCGGCGGCGCTGTTCGCGTTCGACGCCCACACGGAGCAGTTCGAGCGGATCTCCCGGAAGGTGCCGCCGAACGTCGACCGCGGGACGGTCATCTCGCGGGTGTTGACGAACGAGGAGTCGGTCGAGAGCGTCCTGCGGGACCTCTCCGACGACGAGGGTGAGGAGGAAGAACAGCACCAACACGAGGAGCGCGAACTCACGGAGGAGGAAAAAGAGATCCGCCGACTGCGCGACCGGGCCCAGCGGTTAGCGTCGGTCGTCGACGACCTCGAATCGACGGTCGCCGAGAAGGAGGAGACGATCGAGGAGTACCGCGAGGAACTGTCCGAGGCGCGGCGGGAAGAGCGACGGAAGGCGCGGGAGCGCCAGGAGGTCTCCCGGCTGGAGCGCGAGAAGAGCCGGCTCGAACGCGAACTGTCGAAGGAGCGCGAGCGGAGCGAGGAACTCGACAGCAAGCTCGAACGGCTGAAGGCGCTGTGGAAGCTCGACCACTCGAACTTCGCGGACGTCAACACCGAGAAGAACCTCGTCCCGGTGAAGGTGGTCGAACAGTTCACCCGCGACGCCATCGACCGCACCGTCGAGGCGTACGGCATCGCCGCGGGCGACGTGGTCTACCTGAGAGACGCCTCCGGTGCGGGGCGGTCGACGGCCGAGCGACTCGCCGAACTCGACCCGCGCGTCGTCCTCCGCCGCGGCGGGCTCTCGGACGTGGCCGACCGGGTGCTGTTCGACCACGGGATCCCCGTCGCGCCCGTCGACGGCGTCACCGTCCAGGAGGTGGACGAACTCGCCGTCGCCCGCGAGTCGGAGGTGCAGGCGGCCATCGAGGACTGGGAACGGCGGGCGGAACAACGGCGTAAACAGCAGAAAGAGAGCATGGTCGACCAGATCATCTCCGAGCACAGAGCGGAGTCACGCGCCGACAGCCGGGAGTGATGTGATCGCCGGGGGCGTCGCCCGCAGCGACCTCGCCGTGGCACCGGCGAGCGCGGGAGTCATCCGCTCGAGGTCGCGTCGCGCCGCCCACGGACCAAGAGCAGATACACCAGCGCGCCGACGAGCGGGACGAGGAAGCTGACGACGGTCCAGGCGACCGCGTAGTCGTCGCCGGCCGACCGGGCGTCGAGGTAGACCCAGGCGGGGAGGACGACGTGCGCGACGAGGAAGTACAGCACGAAGCCGGCGAGCCGTGCGAGGAGCGCGAGGTCGCCGACCGCCACCCACATCGCGACGAGCGGCACCGTGACGAAGACGAGGAAGCCGACGAACAGGACGACCGGGGAGCGGAGGGAAGCCATCGTCTCGTCCGGAGGTATCGAGCCAGTGCGAATCAGGCTGTCGGTCGGAGCCGGGGCTCGCCGGTTCGGCGTCGGCCGAAACGGCTTCCAGAAGTCATATGCCGCATCGTCGATTCCCCACGCGTATGGACGCCTACGAGCGGATCACCCGGAACACGTCCGAGGTGGTCACCGAGGAGGAGGTACGCGCGCTGAGCGAGGATCCCGAGGGCAGGCGGGCGTACGTC
This Salinigranum marinum DNA region includes the following protein-coding sequences:
- a CDS encoding DUF460 domain-containing protein; this translates as MNDRTSALDSLVFGVDIQSGDVRGDAPSYAVVAFDGERVDRDVVSHRKLRRLIDRENPAIVATDNMYELAADKDELVGFLRSLPAETTLVQVTGDERPEPLSRVASRHGVPYGKKPMKEAEAAARLAAANVGYEVSAFENTTTVKVSRGRSTGKGGWSADRYTRRIHGSVKRTARQVESKLKEAGLAYERDVTEKYGGYANAVFTVEAPPESIPVSARRSGDTRVEIERQRRDGIEFEPLVKRRDHVIVGIDPGTTTAAAVVGLDGSVFDVFSTRTEDTAGVIEWLIERGRPLVVAADVTPMPETVEKFRRSFDAAGWTPAKDLPVDEKLHRTRAVEYDNDHERDALAAALFAFDAHTEQFERISRKVPPNVDRGTVISRVLTNEESVESVLRDLSDDEGEEEEQHQHEERELTEEEKEIRRLRDRAQRLASVVDDLESTVAEKEETIEEYREELSEARREERRKARERQEVSRLEREKSRLERELSKERERSEELDSKLERLKALWKLDHSNFADVNTEKNLVPVKVVEQFTRDAIDRTVEAYGIAAGDVVYLRDASGAGRSTAERLAELDPRVVLRRGGLSDVADRVLFDHGIPVAPVDGVTVQEVDELAVARESEVQAAIEDWERRAEQRRKQQKESMVDQIISEHRAESRADSRE
- a CDS encoding PLDc N-terminal domain-containing protein; translated protein: MASLRSPVVLFVGFLVFVTVPLVAMWVAVGDLALLARLAGFVLYFLVAHVVLPAWVYLDARSAGDDYAVAWTVVSFLVPLVGALVYLLLVRGRRDATSSG